One window from the genome of Actinomycetota bacterium encodes:
- the ftsX gene encoding permease-like cell division protein FtsX — protein MKIKPLYYTREAIESLRRNFAMSSAAISTAALSLFMVGAFILMFMILRSFATDILSKLEIEVFLKDEAAEAQVQAFQNEITGWQEVKTINYVSKDDALIRLKEKLKDKPNILEALSGNPLPASIRIFTKDANLIEATVAKINAYPALKDVVEEPKTDIKYGAEYIDRLFSVFKVMGWVGFGAAFLLCFASVVLIINTIRLTILARSKEVGIMRLVGASMWFVRWPFLLEGMFQGLAGSAVAIGLLYFVKVWVLRKLTEIIPFLRISISTASFAQLMLGITFGGIMIGAIGSTIALRRFLRV, from the coding sequence ATGAAGATTAAGCCTCTCTACTATACCCGCGAGGCCATAGAGAGCTTGAGGCGCAACTTTGCCATGAGCAGCGCGGCCATTAGCACAGCCGCCCTATCCCTCTTCATGGTTGGTGCCTTTATATTGATGTTTATGATCCTAAGGTCATTTGCCACCGACATTCTCTCAAAGCTTGAGATAGAGGTCTTTTTGAAGGACGAGGCCGCCGAGGCTCAGGTTCAAGCCTTCCAGAATGAGATAACCGGCTGGCAAGAGGTAAAGACGATAAATTATGTCTCGAAAGACGATGCCCTAATCAGGCTCAAGGAGAAGCTGAAAGATAAGCCCAATATCCTTGAGGCCCTTTCAGGCAATCCTCTTCCGGCTTCAATAAGGATATTTACAAAGGATGCCAACCTCATCGAGGCCACGGTGGCCAAAATCAATGCCTATCCGGCCCTAAAGGATGTAGTCGAAGAGCCAAAGACCGACATAAAATATGGGGCCGAGTATATAGATAGGCTATTTTCCGTCTTTAAGGTGATGGGCTGGGTCGGATTTGGTGCGGCCTTTTTGCTCTGTTTTGCTTCGGTGGTCTTGATTATAAACACGATTCGTCTTACGATACTTGCCAGAAGCAAAGAGGTTGGAATAATGCGCCTGGTGGGAGCCTCGATGTGGTTCGTCAGATGGCCCTTCCTCTTGGAAGGTATGTTCCAGGGTCTGGCCGGATCGGCCGTGGCTATCGGTCTTCTCTACTTCGTCAAGGTCTGGGTACTTAGGAAGTTGACCGAAATAATACCCTTCCTTAGGATCTCCATAAGCACCGCCTCATTTGCTCAATTGATGTTGGGCATAACATTTGGCGGCATAATGATAGGAGCCATAGGGAGCACAATAGCGCTTCGGCGATTCCTAAGAGTTTAG
- the ftsE gene encoding cell division ATP-binding protein FtsE produces MISIKNLTMRYNGGKPALDNITMDVEKGEFVFLVGPSGSGKSTLIKLLIRELIPTQGRILVAGHDIINMPSRKVHLLRRNIGCVFQDFKLLPNKTAYENVAFALDVIGKSEQVIRSQVPEVLRLVGLEGKFDRYPNELSGGEQQRVSLARAFVNRPPLLLADEPTGNLDPAISAEIMSLLDKINKTGTTILMVTHDREMVNNLRRRVIALEHGHLVRDQARGVYGYED; encoded by the coding sequence ATGATAAGCATCAAGAACCTGACAATGAGGTATAACGGCGGAAAGCCCGCCCTAGACAATATCACCATGGATGTGGAGAAGGGCGAGTTCGTCTTTCTGGTCGGTCCGAGCGGATCTGGCAAATCGACTCTCATCAAACTCTTAATACGAGAGCTAATCCCCACTCAGGGGCGGATACTGGTGGCCGGACATGACATAATAAATATGCCCTCCAGGAAGGTTCACCTCCTTCGCAGAAACATCGGTTGCGTCTTCCAAGACTTCAAACTCTTACCCAATAAGACAGCCTATGAGAACGTGGCTTTCGCCCTGGACGTTATAGGTAAATCAGAGCAGGTGATAAGGAGCCAAGTCCCCGAGGTCCTAAGGTTGGTCGGTCTCGAGGGCAAATTCGACCGCTATCCGAATGAGCTCTCCGGCGGTGAACAGCAGAGAGTCTCTTTGGCCAGAGCCTTCGTAAACCGGCCGCCCCTCCTTCTGGCCGATGAGCCGACCGGCAACCTTGACCCAGCCATCTCGGCCGAGATAATGAGTCTTTTGGACAAGATAAATAAGACGGGTACGACGATCCTAATGGTCACCCACGACCGCGAGATGGTAAACAATCTGCGCCGCAGGGTTATTGCCTTGGAACATGGTCATCTGGTCAGAGATCAGGCGAGGGGGGTATACGGATATGAAGATTAA
- a CDS encoding transketolase C-terminal domain-containing protein has translation MRATREAYGDALVELGSERENVVVLEADLAKSTYSIKFKEAFPKRFIECGVAEANMMGVAAGLAASNMIAYTGSFAIFATGRAFEQVRNTIAYASLNVKICPSHGGVTVGEDGGSHQSIEDVALMRVIPNMRVVVPADYIQARAAIKAAADIEGPVFIRTGRSKVPTIFDDGYVFDINKAPLMREGSDVTIMANGIMLAKALEAADLLLTEGIEAEIINVHTIKPLDEATIIASLKKTGAAVTAEEHSVIGGLGGAIAELAASKTAVPIEMVGIKDIFGTSGSEGELLEHFDLTKESIVRAAKEVIVRKA, from the coding sequence ATGAGGGCGACAAGAGAGGCATACGGGGATGCTCTGGTCGAATTGGGGAGCGAAAGGGAGAATGTCGTCGTTCTTGAGGCTGATCTGGCCAAATCGACATATAGCATAAAATTCAAGGAAGCTTTTCCCAAGCGCTTCATCGAGTGCGGAGTGGCCGAGGCCAATATGATGGGGGTGGCCGCGGGCCTTGCCGCCTCAAACATGATCGCATATACAGGCTCATTTGCAATCTTTGCCACCGGTCGAGCTTTTGAGCAGGTGAGAAACACGATCGCTTACGCATCTCTCAACGTGAAAATCTGTCCAAGTCACGGCGGAGTGACCGTCGGCGAAGATGGTGGCTCTCACCAATCGATCGAGGATGTCGCCCTCATGCGGGTCATCCCAAACATGAGGGTGGTAGTTCCAGCCGACTATATTCAAGCTAGGGCGGCCATCAAGGCGGCGGCCGATATAGAGGGGCCCGTCTTCATCAGGACCGGACGCTCCAAAGTGCCCACGATCTTCGATGATGGTTACGTATTTGACATAAATAAGGCCCCTCTTATGCGAGAGGGTAGTGACGTCACTATCATGGCCAACGGTATAATGCTGGCCAAGGCTCTTGAAGCGGCCGATCTTCTTTTGACGGAAGGCATTGAGGCTGAGATCATCAACGTTCATACCATCAAACCCTTAGACGAAGCGACCATCATCGCCTCACTGAAGAAGACGGGGGCTGCTGTCACGGCCGAAGAGCACAGCGTTATCGGAGGTCTTGGCGGGGCGATAGCCGAGCTTGCGGCCAGCAAGACGGCCGTTCCGATAGAGATGGTTGGGATAAAAGATATCTTTGGGACATCCGGGAGCGAGGGCGAACTTTTAGAGCACTTCGATTTGACCAAAGAGTCGATAGTAAGGGCCGCTAAAGAGGTCATAGTAAGGAAAGCTTAG
- a CDS encoding transketolase has translation MNREELESYLRAKACKMRADIIEMTCLAASGHPGGSLSAADMIAVLYFHHMRHDPKNPKWSKRDRFVLSKGHACPVLYATLAEAGYFKRDHLKTLRRLGSILQGHPDMKKVPGVEISSGSLGQGLAVACGMALAAKIKGEGHKIFAMIGDGESQEGEIWESAMFAAHYKLDNLVAMTDYNNLQIDGFVSDVMEVQPLAEKWLAFGWHVIEIDGHEIGQIIDALKSADEVEGKPVMIVANTTKGKGVSFMEGVCDYHGKAPTKDEMERALCELR, from the coding sequence TTGAATAGAGAAGAATTAGAATCATATCTTAGGGCCAAGGCCTGCAAGATGAGGGCAGACATCATTGAGATGACCTGTTTGGCCGCCTCCGGTCATCCTGGAGGGTCCCTCTCGGCGGCCGATATGATTGCCGTCCTCTACTTCCATCACATGCGTCACGACCCAAAAAATCCCAAATGGAGCAAGCGGGACAGGTTCGTCTTGAGCAAGGGTCACGCCTGCCCGGTTCTCTATGCTACTCTGGCTGAAGCCGGCTACTTTAAGAGGGATCATCTCAAAACCTTAAGGAGGCTCGGCAGCATCTTGCAGGGTCACCCCGACATGAAGAAGGTCCCCGGAGTCGAGATATCATCAGGCTCACTCGGCCAAGGTCTTGCGGTCGCCTGCGGCATGGCTCTGGCCGCCAAGATCAAGGGCGAGGGGCATAAGATTTTTGCCATGATCGGCGACGGCGAGTCCCAGGAGGGCGAGATCTGGGAGTCGGCCATGTTTGCCGCCCACTACAAATTGGACAATCTGGTTGCCATGACCGACTATAACAATCTTCAGATAGACGGATTTGTCTCCGATGTCATGGAGGTTCAGCCGCTGGCCGAAAAGTGGCTGGCTTTCGGATGGCATGTCATCGAGATCGATGGCCACGAAATCGGTCAGATAATAGATGCCCTAAAATCGGCCGATGAGGTTGAAGGCAAACCGGTTATGATCGTGGCCAACACCACCAAGGGCAAGGGCGTCTCCTTCATGGAGGGCGTCTGCGACTATCACGGCAAGGCTCCGACCAAGGATGAGATGGAGAGGGCGCTTTGCGAATTGAGATAG
- a CDS encoding phosphatase, whose translation MKLIADLHVHTVASGHAFSTVDEAAKAAKEKGIELIAITDHGPALPGGAHPYHFWNLRVLPSEIAGVRILTGIEANIIDPSGRLDMEDEILERLDIVLATFHINCGYEDLGVVKNTEALICSIENQNVDVVAHPGNPAFKVDAKEVTRAAKDFNVAVELNNSSLLHTTSRFGSYENCVDFAREALNVGCRVIISSDSHIASNIGNFNDAILMAEKVGFTEEDVLNSSIDKVLDFLNLK comes from the coding sequence ATGAAGCTTATAGCCGACCTACATGTACATACGGTGGCCAGTGGCCATGCCTTCAGCACCGTCGATGAAGCCGCCAAAGCGGCCAAAGAGAAGGGGATCGAACTCATCGCTATAACCGATCACGGGCCCGCCCTGCCCGGCGGCGCTCATCCCTATCATTTCTGGAATTTGAGGGTCTTGCCAAGTGAAATTGCAGGCGTTCGCATCCTTACCGGCATCGAGGCAAACATAATCGATCCCTCTGGTCGTCTCGACATGGAGGACGAGATATTGGAGAGGCTCGACATCGTCCTTGCCACATTCCACATAAATTGCGGTTATGAAGATCTGGGGGTGGTTAAAAACACTGAAGCTTTGATATGTTCGATTGAAAATCAAAACGTCGATGTAGTTGCCCATCCCGGCAACCCCGCCTTCAAGGTCGATGCGAAGGAGGTAACCCGTGCAGCTAAAGATTTCAATGTGGCGGTTGAGCTAAATAACAGTTCGCTCCTCCATACCACCAGCCGTTTCGGGAGCTATGAGAATTGTGTCGACTTTGCAAGAGAGGCTCTGAACGTGGGCTGCAGGGTCATCATCAGCAGCGACTCCCACATTGCGAGCAATATTGGCAATTTCAATGACGCCATTCTGATGGCCGAAAAGGTCGGATTTACCGAAGAAGATGTGCTCAATAGTTCCATAGATAAGGTGCTTGACTTCCTGAACTTAAAATAA
- the prfB gene encoding peptide chain release factor 2 (programmed frameshift) → MITDQSERLNALAERIDKIGITFDIDSKRAETLRLEAMAAEPSLWADQTRGQEVMRELGRLKDDILAIERIDEKRADLAVLNELALAEDDGRLAKELEEALADLDREVDEVELKSWFTGEFDDHDAVVTIHPGAGGVESQDWAEMLLRMYLRWADKKAFKTEITDFQQGDGAGIKSVTFTAKGPYAFGHFRPEKGVHRLVRISPFDSSSRRHTSFSSVDVTPLIDDEAAVEIDPKDLRIETYRASGAGGQHVNVTDSAVRITHIPTGVVAQCQSERSQFQNKDTAMQILKARLFELEEEKKRDEMDKLRGEKKDIAWGSQIRSYVLHPYSLVKDHRINLEKGNIQGVLDGDLDEFIVAYYRAGF, encoded by the exons ATGATTACGGATCAGTCTGAAAGATTGAATGCTCTTGCTGAAAGGATCGATAAGATA GGGATTACCTTTGACATCGATAGCAAGAGGGCAGAGACTCTAAGGCTCGAGGCAATGGCGGCCGAGCCGAGCCTCTGGGCCGACCAGACAAGAGGCCAGGAGGTAATGAGGGAGCTCGGCAGGCTGAAGGATGATATTTTGGCCATCGAGAGGATAGATGAAAAACGAGCCGATCTGGCCGTCCTAAATGAGTTGGCTTTAGCCGAAGACGACGGCAGGCTGGCCAAGGAGCTCGAAGAGGCTCTTGCTGATCTCGATAGAGAGGTCGATGAGGTCGAGCTGAAGAGCTGGTTCACCGGCGAGTTCGACGATCACGACGCCGTAGTCACAATCCACCCGGGGGCGGGCGGCGTAGAGTCCCAAGACTGGGCCGAGATGCTCCTTAGGATGTATCTTAGATGGGCCGATAAGAAGGCTTTCAAGACTGAGATAACCGATTTCCAGCAGGGAGACGGGGCGGGCATCAAGAGCGTCACCTTTACCGCCAAGGGCCCTTATGCTTTCGGTCATTTCCGTCCCGAAAAGGGGGTTCATCGCTTGGTTCGGATATCCCCCTTCGACTCATCTAGCAGGCGCCATACCTCATTCAGCTCGGTCGATGTAACCCCGCTCATCGATGATGAGGCGGCCGTCGAGATAGACCCCAAAGATCTTCGCATCGAGACCTATCGGGCGAGTGGAGCCGGGGGTCAGCATGTCAACGTGACCGATTCGGCCGTTCGCATAACCCATATCCCAACAGGGGTCGTCGCTCAATGTCAGAGCGAAAGGAGCCAGTTTCAGAACAAGGATACCGCCATGCAGATACTCAAAGCTCGTCTCTTCGAACTGGAAGAGGAGAAAAAGAGAGATGAAATGGATAAACTGAGGGGCGAAAAGAAGGATATCGCCTGGGGTAGCCAGATAAGATCCTACGTCCTTCACCCTTACAGCCTGGTCAAGGATCATCGGATCAATCTTGAGAAGGGGAATATCCAGGGCGTTTTAGACGGAGACTTAGACGAATTTATTGTGGCCTACTATCGGGCCGGATTCTAA
- the secA gene encoding preprotein translocase subunit SecA — translation MQGLLSKVLRAGEGRRLKTLEERIKGINSLEEAISSLSDQELASKTDEFLARLASGKSLDDILGEAFAVVREVSKRSLNMRHFDVQLIGGIVLHEGSIAEMATGEGKTLVATLPVYLNSLSGGGVHVVTVNDYLAKRDAVWMGPIYHFLGRSVSVIQHDSSFIYDPTYESPDEALAKLRRVTRAEAYLADITYGTNNEFGFDYLRDNMALSLSRMVQRGHNFAIVDEVDSILIDEARTPLIISGPAEDRSRICKQVDLEVSRFKPLIIVKESKDEDEKDYNEDNYDFVANEKENTIKVTGCGEAKMARALGVEVEELSDPTLEPHGVPMLEWQSRYKQSMKAHSLFKRDVDYIVNDGQVIIVDEFTGRLMQGRRYSDGLHEAIEARERVHIKQENQTLATITLQNYFRMYKKLAGMTGTAATEADEFLHIYKLETVVIPTNKPMIRRALPDVIYKTEKAKFEAIVEDIVRRSQDGQPVLVGTVSIEKSEVLSKMLRIQGIKHEVLNAKYHEREAQIIAQAGRKEAVTIATNMAGRGTDIILGGTEPEEGEVEAVKAAGGLHVIGTERHESRRIDNQLRGRSGRQGDPGSSQFFISLEDDLMRLFGGERIGNIMDKLGLPDDTPIEHNMITKSVERAQSQVESHNFQIRKHVLEYDDVMNKQREVIYGQRKLCLEGDDLHLRAATLISEVVEETVGSFAAPDSYPEDWDLDGLFAELEELFPLGIDPKNIDVSSYNQESLRGAFLNMVEKLYEEREQELGSDILRQLERHVMLQVVDHRWREHLYEMDYLKEGIGLRAIGQRDPLVEYRREAYSLWETTMAGIKTDFVKYIFRAQVVTEEAPRPAPKKEAKIFRSDERERPAPVSTGSKVGRNDPCPCGSGKKYKKCCGT, via the coding sequence ATGCAGGGTTTGCTATCCAAGGTCTTAAGGGCCGGCGAAGGCAGAAGACTTAAAACTTTGGAGGAGAGGATCAAGGGGATAAACTCCCTTGAAGAGGCCATATCCTCACTATCGGACCAAGAACTCGCCTCAAAGACGGATGAGTTTTTGGCAAGACTCGCTTCGGGCAAGAGTCTAGACGACATCCTGGGCGAGGCTTTTGCGGTCGTACGCGAGGTCTCCAAGAGGAGTCTCAATATGCGCCATTTTGATGTCCAGCTTATCGGCGGAATCGTCCTGCACGAAGGATCAATCGCCGAGATGGCGACAGGCGAGGGCAAGACCCTAGTGGCGACCTTGCCGGTCTATCTGAACTCACTTAGCGGGGGCGGCGTCCACGTCGTCACAGTCAACGATTATCTAGCCAAGAGGGATGCCGTCTGGATGGGCCCCATTTACCACTTCTTGGGTCGTTCGGTCTCCGTCATCCAACATGACTCCTCCTTCATCTATGATCCAACCTACGAGTCACCCGACGAAGCTCTAGCCAAGCTTCGCCGGGTTACCCGGGCCGAAGCCTACTTGGCTGACATAACCTACGGCACCAACAATGAATTCGGCTTCGACTACCTAAGGGACAATATGGCGCTCAGTTTAAGCCGGATGGTCCAGCGCGGCCATAACTTTGCCATCGTCGATGAAGTCGATAGCATCCTGATCGACGAGGCGAGGACGCCTCTAATCATCTCCGGTCCGGCCGAGGACAGGAGCCGCATCTGTAAGCAGGTCGATCTGGAAGTCTCTCGCTTCAAGCCCCTCATCATCGTCAAAGAGAGCAAGGATGAGGATGAGAAGGATTACAATGAGGATAACTACGATTTTGTGGCTAACGAGAAGGAGAATACCATCAAAGTCACGGGGTGCGGTGAGGCAAAGATGGCCAGGGCTCTCGGCGTCGAGGTCGAAGAGCTTTCCGATCCCACCTTGGAGCCGCATGGGGTCCCCATGCTTGAGTGGCAGAGCCGCTACAAGCAGAGCATGAAGGCTCATTCACTGTTTAAACGCGACGTGGACTACATAGTAAATGATGGCCAAGTCATAATCGTCGATGAGTTTACTGGTCGCTTAATGCAGGGCAGAAGGTACAGCGATGGACTTCACGAGGCGATCGAGGCCAGAGAGAGGGTTCACATCAAACAGGAGAACCAGACCCTGGCCACCATTACCTTGCAGAATTATTTTAGAATGTACAAAAAGCTTGCCGGCATGACCGGAACGGCCGCCACAGAAGCCGACGAATTCTTGCACATATATAAACTTGAGACCGTCGTTATCCCGACCAACAAGCCGATGATAAGGCGGGCTCTGCCCGATGTCATATACAAGACCGAGAAGGCCAAATTCGAGGCGATAGTTGAAGATATTGTTAGGCGTAGCCAGGATGGCCAGCCAGTCTTGGTCGGCACCGTCTCGATCGAGAAATCGGAAGTCCTCTCCAAGATGCTAAGGATTCAAGGGATAAAGCACGAGGTCTTAAATGCCAAGTATCATGAACGCGAAGCTCAGATAATCGCTCAGGCTGGTCGCAAGGAGGCGGTCACCATTGCAACCAATATGGCCGGCCGGGGAACCGACATAATTCTTGGCGGAACCGAGCCGGAGGAGGGCGAAGTGGAAGCGGTGAAGGCCGCCGGCGGCCTTCACGTCATCGGCACAGAGAGGCACGAGTCGAGGCGGATAGATAATCAGCTCAGAGGCCGCTCCGGCCGCCAAGGAGATCCGGGATCTTCCCAGTTCTTCATTTCGCTCGAAGACGATCTGATGCGCCTCTTCGGAGGCGAGCGGATTGGCAATATCATGGATAAGCTGGGATTGCCAGATGATACCCCCATTGAGCACAACATGATCACAAAATCGGTCGAGCGCGCTCAGAGCCAAGTGGAGTCGCACAACTTCCAGATCAGAAAGCATGTCTTGGAATACGATGACGTCATGAATAAGCAGCGTGAAGTCATCTACGGGCAGAGAAAGCTCTGCTTGGAGGGAGACGATCTCCACCTGAGGGCGGCCACCCTGATAAGCGAAGTAGTCGAGGAGACGGTGGGCTCCTTTGCCGCTCCTGACTCCTATCCCGAGGATTGGGACCTTGACGGTCTCTTCGCCGAGCTAGAGGAGCTCTTCCCCTTAGGGATCGATCCAAAAAATATCGACGTATCATCCTATAACCAAGAGAGCTTAAGGGGGGCTTTCTTAAATATGGTAGAGAAACTTTATGAGGAGCGCGAACAAGAGCTCGGCAGCGATATTTTGAGGCAACTGGAGCGGCATGTCATGCTTCAAGTCGTCGATCACCGCTGGAGAGAGCATCTCTACGAGATGGATTATCTAAAAGAGGGCATCGGACTTAGGGCCATCGGTCAGCGCGATCCTTTGGTCGAATATAGGCGCGAGGCCTATTCCCTCTGGGAGACGACCATGGCCGGCATTAAAACCGATTTTGTGAAGTATATCTTCAGGGCCCAAGTGGTGACTGAAGAGGCACCTCGACCGGCGCCGAAGAAAGAGGCCAAGATCTTCCGCTCGGATGAGAGAGAGCGGCCCGCTCCGGTATCGACCGGCTCCAAAGTGGGCAGAAATGACCCCTGTCCCTGTGGCAGCGGGAAGAAATATAAGAAATGTTGCGGGACTTAA
- a CDS encoding permease: MKRYKLLILTVILYILAFAYDPKVFASAVSNTGLYLKEMIQILPAVFILTGLLNAWVPHKVVEAKLGKESGLFGRLISLFLGAVSAGPVYVAFPLVQSLLGKGMSVGNAVILISAWAAAKVPMFLIESRFLGIGFASLRTPLTVIAILIMGALMDRMMSGSDIILSTRDDNKRLEAVVALLPNQNCLACGHKGCLDYAKAVLEGGASTDLCRVGEKGLSERLASVRKESL; this comes from the coding sequence ATGAAGAGATATAAATTGCTCATCTTGACGGTCATCTTATACATTCTGGCCTTTGCCTACGATCCGAAGGTCTTTGCGTCAGCCGTCTCAAATACCGGCCTCTACTTAAAAGAGATGATCCAGATCCTTCCGGCCGTCTTCATTTTGACCGGTCTCCTGAACGCTTGGGTCCCCCATAAGGTGGTCGAGGCAAAACTTGGAAAGGAGTCGGGTCTTTTTGGCAGACTGATCTCACTCTTTTTGGGAGCTGTCTCGGCCGGTCCAGTCTATGTGGCCTTCCCTCTGGTCCAGTCGCTTTTGGGCAAAGGAATGAGCGTTGGCAACGCGGTGATACTAATCAGCGCTTGGGCGGCCGCCAAGGTGCCGATGTTCCTCATCGAGAGCAGGTTTTTGGGCATCGGCTTTGCTTCACTTAGGACCCCTCTTACCGTCATCGCCATTCTGATAATGGGCGCCTTGATGGACAGGATGATGAGCGGAAGCGATATCATCCTGTCAACTAGAGATGATAACAAGAGGCTGGAGGCGGTGGTCGCTCTTCTGCCCAACCAGAACTGCTTGGCCTGCGGCCATAAGGGCTGTCTCGATTATGCCAAAGCGGTACTTGAAGGAGGGGCCTCAACCGATCTCTGCAGAGTGGGAGAGAAAGGTCTTTCAGAGAGGCTTGCCTCCGTGAGAAAGGAAAGTCTGTAG